The proteins below are encoded in one region of Microbispora sp. NBC_01189:
- the folP gene encoding dihydropteroate synthase, which yields MPNSPKPAAVPGPPSVLRLRGRAFGPGDFAVMAVVNRTPDSFYDRGSTYAFSAAVDAASRLIADGADIVDIGGVKAGPGTDVDPAEEIRRVADVVAAVRERHPEVIISVDTWRSEVAKVVAEAGADLLNDTWGGVDPGLAEVAAAYGVGLVCAHAGRVEPRTRPHRIAYDDVVADVIAYTTALAERAVAAGVRRDAILIDPAHDFGKNTWHSLEVGRRLGEMTATGWPVLVAVSNKDFVGEALGGLPVGERHAGTLATLAVSALQGARVFRVHDAASARTALAVVRRLAAAPS from the coding sequence ATGCCGAACTCGCCGAAACCCGCCGCGGTGCCCGGCCCGCCATCCGTACTGCGCCTGCGCGGCCGTGCCTTCGGTCCCGGCGACTTCGCGGTGATGGCCGTGGTCAACAGGACCCCCGACTCGTTCTACGACAGGGGATCGACCTACGCCTTCTCCGCCGCCGTGGACGCCGCCTCCCGCCTCATCGCGGACGGGGCGGACATCGTGGACATCGGTGGCGTCAAGGCGGGTCCCGGCACGGACGTCGACCCGGCCGAGGAGATCCGCCGGGTGGCCGACGTCGTCGCGGCGGTACGCGAGCGGCACCCCGAAGTGATCATCAGCGTCGACACCTGGCGGTCGGAGGTCGCCAAGGTCGTCGCGGAGGCGGGTGCCGACCTGCTCAACGACACCTGGGGCGGCGTGGACCCCGGCCTCGCGGAGGTCGCGGCGGCGTACGGCGTCGGCCTGGTGTGCGCGCACGCCGGGCGGGTGGAGCCGCGCACCCGGCCGCACCGCATCGCGTACGACGACGTGGTGGCCGACGTGATCGCCTACACGACGGCTCTCGCGGAGCGGGCGGTCGCGGCGGGGGTCCGCCGCGACGCGATCCTCATCGACCCCGCGCACGACTTCGGCAAGAACACCTGGCACTCGCTGGAGGTCGGCAGACGGCTCGGCGAGATGACCGCCACGGGCTGGCCGGTGCTCGTCGCCGTCTCCAACAAGGACTTCGTGGGCGAGGCGCTGGGCGGTCTCCCGGTCGGGGAACGGCACGCCGGTACGCTGGCCACGCTCGCGGTGTCCGCGCTGCAGGGCGCGCGGGTCTTCCGCGTCCACGACGCGGCGAGCGCGCGTACGGCTCTCGCCGTGGTCCGCCGCCTCGCCGCCGCCCCATCCTGA
- a CDS encoding HAMP domain-containing sensor histidine kinase, whose translation MSDPSAHPLPPGPAAAVTPVPAAQPTQPARTGGPLVWWRRRSLRFRLTATATAVLALALAVSAYVFVVVLGESLIRNIDDQVHQRGREIVALSDAGRLPDPVTSVNDTIVQVLGPDGRIVDATSDTDRLVPLLPARAREAAVRTGAPQFVDGRPYALPGPLRVRVLSADHGVTVIVARSFAEVESSLATTGHVLAAGMPLLLALLAAASWLVIGRTLRPITLLRRGAAAVGGTARSRRLPVPEARDEVHALATTLNDMLGRLEEAEARQRALVSDAAHELRSPLASIRLQLEVALSHPEGQDWNETAEGVLEDTLRLSRLAEDLLALARLDEGRLSRREPVDLGDLARRAAERYDLGLDLRSGLGSGLDSGLDSGLGSGLAPGPPPVVLGDALDLRRVLTNLVDNALRHAASAVRIGVRTGGAAGPGVAELTVTDDGPGIPPEDRERVFDRFTRLDDARSRDDGGAGLGLAIVRTTVEAHGGTVHLEDASPGLRAVVRLPLAP comes from the coding sequence GTGTCCGATCCATCCGCGCACCCGCTCCCACCCGGCCCGGCCGCCGCTGTGACGCCCGTCCCCGCCGCCCAGCCCACCCAGCCCGCGCGGACGGGCGGGCCGCTCGTGTGGTGGCGGCGGCGGAGCCTGCGGTTCCGGCTCACCGCCACCGCGACCGCCGTGCTGGCGCTCGCCCTCGCCGTGTCGGCGTACGTGTTCGTCGTGGTGCTCGGCGAGTCCCTGATCCGGAACATCGACGACCAGGTCCACCAGCGGGGCCGCGAGATCGTCGCGCTGTCCGACGCCGGCCGGCTGCCCGACCCGGTGACCTCGGTGAACGACACGATCGTCCAGGTGCTGGGCCCGGACGGGCGGATCGTCGACGCCACGTCCGACACCGACCGCCTGGTCCCGCTGCTGCCGGCGCGGGCGCGGGAGGCGGCCGTACGCACCGGCGCCCCCCAGTTCGTGGACGGCCGGCCGTACGCGCTGCCGGGGCCGCTGCGGGTGCGGGTGCTCAGCGCGGACCACGGCGTGACGGTGATCGTGGCGCGGTCGTTCGCCGAGGTGGAGAGCAGCCTGGCGACCACCGGGCATGTGCTGGCGGCCGGGATGCCGCTCCTGCTCGCGCTGCTGGCGGCGGCCTCGTGGCTGGTCATCGGGCGCACGCTGCGGCCGATCACGCTGCTGCGGCGGGGCGCCGCCGCGGTGGGCGGCACGGCGCGCTCGCGGCGGCTGCCGGTGCCCGAGGCGCGAGACGAGGTGCACGCCCTCGCCACGACCCTCAACGACATGCTCGGCCGGCTGGAGGAGGCCGAAGCCCGTCAGAGGGCGCTGGTCTCCGACGCCGCGCACGAGCTGCGCAGCCCGCTCGCGAGCATCCGGCTCCAGCTGGAGGTGGCGCTCAGCCATCCGGAGGGGCAGGACTGGAACGAGACGGCGGAGGGCGTGCTGGAGGACACCCTCCGGCTGTCCCGGCTCGCCGAGGACCTGCTCGCCCTGGCCCGGCTCGACGAGGGCCGGCTGAGCCGGCGGGAGCCCGTCGACCTCGGCGATCTGGCCCGCCGCGCCGCCGAGCGGTACGACCTCGGCCTCGATCTCCGTTCCGGCCTCGGCTCCGGTCTCGACTCCGGCCTCGACTCCGGTCTCGGCTCCGGCCTTGCCCCGGGCCCGCCGCCCGTGGTGCTGGGCGACGCGCTGGACCTGCGGCGGGTGCTCACCAACCTCGTCGACAACGCCCTGCGCCACGCGGCCTCGGCGGTCCGGATCGGCGTACGGACCGGAGGAGCCGCGGGACCGGGCGTCGCCGAACTGACCGTCACCGACGACGGGCCGGGCATCCCGCCCGAGGACCGGGAGCGGGTCTTCGACCGCTTCACCCGGCTCGACGACGCGCGCAGCCGCGACGACGGCGGCGCGGGGCTCGGTCTCGCGATCGTGCGCACCACGGTCGAGGCCCACGGCGGTACGGTCCACCTGGAGGACGCCTCCCCCGGACTGCGTGCCGTCGTGCGGCTCCCCCTGGCACCTTGA
- a CDS encoding aspartate aminotransferase family protein has product MLPDHGRPAAELLAELTALRAADLPVRGGRVTAYVYDTGQPEVHEAAHRAYAEMLEVNMLDPTAFPSMVALERRVVGAVAETLGRPGAPGIFTSGGTESIMLAVKAARDARPGATRVVLPVTAHPAFHKAAHYLGMEIVPVPVDPVSYRASVPAFEDALDERTALAVVSAPSYPQGVVDPVGEIAALAASRDVLCHVDACVGGWLLPWLREAGAAVPPFDLAVPGVTSISCDLHKFGYAPKGASVLLFRDAELRRRAYFASAAWPGYTIVNATVQSSRSAGPLGGAWATLEALGREGYRELGRRTLEATRRLAEGVRKIPGLRVLGEPEAALVAIAGSPEVDVFVLADEARARGWFLQPQLSYAGIPANIHITVTGVTLAGVDAMLDVIEEAAAAARRRGPAKVPEGLPELIASIDLDALDDATFAELAASAGITLGLPDGTGPAAQPGTAPSTPPSTAVEMAPEMAVEMAVVNAILDALPAATREAVLLRFLSVTYSPPA; this is encoded by the coding sequence ATGCTTCCCGACCACGGCAGGCCCGCCGCCGAACTGCTCGCCGAACTGACCGCGCTCAGGGCCGCCGACCTGCCGGTCCGCGGCGGCCGGGTGACGGCCTACGTCTACGACACCGGGCAGCCGGAGGTGCACGAGGCGGCGCACCGGGCGTACGCGGAGATGCTCGAGGTCAACATGCTCGACCCGACGGCCTTCCCCAGCATGGTCGCGCTGGAGCGGCGGGTGGTCGGGGCGGTCGCCGAGACGCTCGGCCGGCCCGGCGCGCCCGGGATCTTCACCAGCGGCGGCACCGAGTCGATCATGCTGGCGGTGAAGGCGGCCCGCGACGCCCGCCCCGGCGCCACCCGGGTCGTGCTGCCGGTGACCGCCCACCCCGCGTTCCACAAGGCCGCGCACTACCTCGGCATGGAGATCGTGCCGGTGCCGGTGGACCCTGTCTCCTACCGCGCCTCCGTCCCGGCGTTCGAGGACGCGCTGGACGAGCGCACGGCGCTGGCCGTGGTCTCGGCGCCGTCCTATCCCCAGGGCGTGGTCGATCCCGTCGGCGAGATCGCCGCGCTGGCCGCCTCGCGCGACGTGCTGTGCCACGTGGACGCCTGCGTCGGCGGGTGGCTGCTGCCGTGGCTGCGCGAGGCGGGGGCCGCGGTCCCGCCCTTCGACCTCGCCGTGCCCGGCGTCACCTCGATCTCCTGCGACCTGCACAAGTTCGGGTACGCGCCGAAGGGGGCGTCGGTGCTGCTCTTCCGCGACGCGGAGCTGCGCCGCCGGGCCTACTTCGCCTCGGCGGCCTGGCCCGGATACACGATCGTCAACGCGACCGTGCAGAGCTCGCGCTCGGCCGGGCCGCTCGGCGGGGCCTGGGCCACCCTGGAGGCCCTCGGCCGGGAGGGCTACCGCGAGCTGGGCCGCCGGACGCTGGAGGCGACGCGGCGGCTGGCCGAGGGCGTGCGGAAGATCCCCGGCCTGCGGGTGCTCGGCGAACCGGAGGCCGCGCTGGTCGCGATCGCCGGGTCACCGGAGGTGGACGTGTTCGTGCTCGCCGACGAGGCGCGCGCACGCGGCTGGTTCCTCCAGCCGCAGCTGTCGTACGCCGGGATCCCGGCCAACATCCACATCACGGTCACCGGCGTCACGCTGGCGGGGGTGGACGCGATGCTGGACGTGATCGAGGAGGCGGCCGCGGCGGCCCGGCGGCGCGGGCCCGCCAAGGTGCCCGAGGGCCTGCCCGAGCTCATCGCGTCCATCGATCTCGACGCGCTGGACGACGCCACGTTCGCCGAACTTGCCGCGTCGGCGGGGATCACCCTCGGCCTGCCGGACGGGACCGGCCCCGCGGCACAGCCCGGGACGGCGCCCTCGACACCGCCCTCGACAGCGGTCGAGATGGCGCCCGAGATGGCGGTCGAGATGGCGGTCGTGAACGCGATTCTCGACGCGTTGCCGGCGGCGACCCGAGAGGCGGTCCTGCTCCGCTTCCTGTCCGTGACCTACTCCCCGCCCGCGTGA
- a CDS encoding LysR family transcriptional regulator, with protein MNLQQLRYVVATAEHRTMTDAARSLYIAQPALSRAIRDLERELGMTLFARSGRGVVVTAQGRRVVKLAREALDAVAEIEALATQGHSSGAELRIASTPSLEPGLAGRLLPAYAAEHPGIRVQIVRCEGREAVVSAVREQRADLGLTDLPVPTDLVSHPLERQEIVLISPPGLDLPDPLPVARLNGMRLVLPAPGSPRRREFDQIFATHGVRPIPAVESDERRGWLRAVREGRASLLWYRGMAEQAARAGLVVRSLDPSLRKIIAVVHARRRLPAMAQDFLALAEGGSAA; from the coding sequence ATGAATCTGCAGCAGCTCCGTTACGTGGTCGCCACTGCGGAGCACCGCACCATGACCGATGCCGCCCGCTCGCTCTATATCGCGCAGCCCGCTCTGTCGCGCGCGATTCGCGACTTGGAACGTGAACTCGGAATGACGCTTTTCGCGCGCTCCGGCCGCGGAGTCGTCGTGACGGCCCAGGGCCGCCGGGTCGTGAAGCTGGCTCGTGAGGCCCTCGACGCGGTGGCCGAGATCGAGGCGCTCGCGACCCAGGGCCACTCCTCCGGGGCCGAGTTACGGATCGCGTCCACTCCGAGTCTGGAGCCCGGCCTCGCCGGGCGCCTCCTGCCCGCGTACGCCGCCGAGCACCCCGGGATAAGGGTGCAGATCGTGCGGTGCGAGGGGCGGGAGGCGGTGGTCAGCGCGGTCCGCGAACAGCGTGCCGACCTCGGCCTGACCGATCTTCCGGTGCCCACCGACCTGGTCAGCCATCCCCTGGAACGCCAGGAGATCGTGCTGATCTCCCCGCCCGGCCTCGACCTGCCCGATCCCCTCCCGGTGGCGCGGCTGAACGGCATGCGGCTGGTGCTGCCCGCCCCCGGCAGCCCGCGCCGCAGGGAGTTCGACCAGATCTTCGCCACCCACGGGGTGCGCCCGATCCCGGCCGTCGAGTCCGACGAGCGCCGCGGCTGGCTCCGCGCCGTACGGGAGGGCCGGGCCTCGTTGCTGTGGTACCGGGGCATGGCCGAGCAGGCGGCGAGGGCCGGGCTGGTGGTCCGCTCGCTCGACCCGTCACTGCGTAAGATCATCGCGGTGGTGCACGCGCGGCGGCGGCTGCCCGCGATGGCGCAGGACTTCCTCGCCCTCGCCGAGGGCGGCTCGGCGGCGTGA
- a CDS encoding response regulator transcription factor produces the protein MRVLVVEDERRMAVALRRGLQAEGFAVDLAHDGTEGLHLARAGDYDVVVLDIMLPGMSGYNVCKQLRAEENWVPILMLSAKDGEYDMADGLDLGADDYLTKPFSYVVLVARIRALLRRGGGRRPAVLRAGDLSLDPAVRLVTRGDTPVELTPREFALLEYLMRRPGEVVSKPEILEHVWDTYDTDPNVVEVYVGYLRRKIDVPFGRTALQTVRGAGYRLSGDGG, from the coding sequence ATGCGGGTTCTGGTGGTGGAGGACGAGCGGCGGATGGCGGTGGCACTGCGCCGCGGGCTGCAGGCGGAGGGCTTCGCCGTCGACCTGGCGCACGACGGGACCGAGGGCCTGCACCTCGCCCGCGCCGGCGACTACGACGTGGTCGTGCTCGACATCATGCTGCCCGGCATGTCCGGCTACAACGTGTGCAAGCAGTTGCGCGCGGAGGAGAACTGGGTGCCGATCCTCATGCTGTCGGCCAAGGACGGCGAGTACGACATGGCCGACGGGCTCGACCTCGGCGCCGACGACTACCTGACCAAGCCGTTCTCCTACGTGGTGCTGGTCGCCCGGATCCGGGCGCTGCTGCGCCGCGGCGGCGGGCGCAGGCCCGCGGTGCTGCGCGCGGGCGACCTGTCGCTCGACCCGGCGGTCCGGCTGGTCACCCGGGGCGACACCCCGGTCGAGCTGACGCCCCGGGAGTTCGCCCTGCTGGAGTATCTGATGCGGCGGCCGGGCGAGGTGGTGTCGAAGCCGGAGATCCTGGAGCACGTGTGGGACACCTACGACACCGATCCGAACGTGGTCGAGGTGTACGTCGGCTATCTCCGCCGGAAGATCGACGTGCCCTTCGGCCGCACCGCCCTCCAGACGGTGCGCGGGGCCGGATACCGGCTCTCCGGCGACGGCGGCTGA
- a CDS encoding neutral zinc metallopeptidase codes for MIVALMGMLALVFVLVVVMSAMARVARIEDPVSPVALPTYGLPPLPAREPREDDTAAPARPSSKPTSEATRRPTTPTLNRTAKGNTLYRAGSPARTNCPAGNASIYDHAQFKALIVKTGKCMGDAWAPALTRAGIPWTPPHYMIAARKGRGACGDYPSPGSNVPYYCPSNSTIYASTSAMAREYGPLGSWNGIIISMMAHEYGHHLQNVSGISDSWWQQTLNSSSRSGKMALSRRHELQATCFGGMFMRSVAPTYPIDGTRRNTLLWAYSHLGDPPGGPRDHGDTRSNAAWFRQGYTRPMAYQCNTWVVGSSSVS; via the coding sequence GTGATCGTCGCCCTGATGGGCATGCTCGCGCTCGTCTTCGTGCTGGTCGTGGTCATGAGCGCGATGGCGCGTGTCGCGCGCATCGAGGACCCGGTCTCTCCGGTCGCGCTGCCCACCTACGGCCTTCCCCCGCTCCCTGCGCGGGAGCCCCGGGAGGACGACACCGCGGCGCCGGCCAGGCCCTCCTCGAAGCCGACGTCCGAGGCAACGCGGCGTCCGACGACGCCGACGCTGAACCGCACGGCCAAGGGCAACACCCTCTACCGCGCCGGTTCGCCGGCCAGGACGAACTGCCCGGCCGGGAACGCCAGCATCTACGACCATGCCCAGTTCAAGGCCCTGATCGTGAAGACGGGAAAGTGCATGGGCGACGCCTGGGCGCCGGCGCTCACCCGGGCGGGGATCCCCTGGACTCCCCCGCATTACATGATCGCTGCCCGGAAGGGCCGGGGCGCCTGCGGCGACTATCCCTCTCCGGGCAGCAACGTGCCGTACTACTGCCCGAGCAACAGCACCATCTACGCGTCCACCTCGGCGATGGCCCGGGAGTACGGCCCGCTCGGCTCCTGGAACGGGATCATCATCAGCATGATGGCCCACGAGTACGGACATCACCTCCAGAACGTGTCGGGCATCTCCGACTCCTGGTGGCAGCAGACGCTCAACTCGAGCTCCCGCAGCGGCAAGATGGCGCTCAGCCGGCGGCACGAGCTGCAGGCGACCTGCTTCGGCGGCATGTTCATGCGGTCGGTCGCCCCCACCTATCCCATCGACGGCACCCGGCGGAACACGCTCCTGTGGGCCTACAGCCACCTGGGCGACCCGCCGGGAGGACCGCGTGACCACGGGGACACGCGCAGCAACGCCGCCTGGTTCCGCCAGGGCTACACCCGGCCGATGGCCTACCAGTGCAACACCTGGGTAGTCGGCTCCTCGTCCGTCTCCTGA
- a CDS encoding ABC transporter ATP-binding protein, translated as MIDAAELGRVFRVRRQVVHAVRDLSFHVAPGEFVACLGPNGAGKSTTIKMLTGILAPTSGRIRVDGLDPARRRTALARRIGVVFGQRTTLWWDLPLRDSLELNRLLYKVDRKVFRDRLDELCVLLDLGGFLTTPVRQLSLGQRMRGDIAAALLHDPAVLVLDEPTIGLDVVSKAEVRDFLRRRNTEHGTTVLLTTHDLGDVERLCRRVLLIDHGSLAFDGTLDGLRALVPGRTSIEDVVADLYLSSRGSPRTPPRRPVRDGPSGTA; from the coding sequence ATGATCGATGCGGCTGAACTCGGCCGGGTCTTCCGCGTACGCCGCCAGGTCGTGCACGCCGTACGGGACCTGTCCTTCCACGTCGCGCCCGGGGAGTTCGTCGCCTGCCTCGGCCCGAACGGCGCGGGAAAGTCCACCACGATCAAGATGCTGACCGGGATCCTCGCCCCCACCTCGGGCCGGATCAGGGTGGACGGCCTCGACCCGGCCCGGCGCCGTACGGCCCTCGCCCGCAGGATCGGGGTCGTCTTCGGCCAGCGGACCACGCTGTGGTGGGATCTGCCGTTGAGGGACAGCCTGGAACTGAACCGGCTCCTTTACAAAGTAGATCGCAAGGTCTTCCGCGACCGGCTCGACGAGCTCTGCGTCCTGCTGGATCTCGGCGGCTTCCTCACGACGCCGGTGCGTCAGCTGAGCCTCGGCCAGCGGATGCGCGGCGACATCGCCGCCGCCCTGCTGCACGACCCCGCCGTGCTGGTGCTCGACGAGCCGACGATCGGGCTCGACGTCGTCAGCAAGGCGGAGGTGCGCGACTTCCTGCGGCGCCGCAACACGGAACACGGGACGACGGTGCTGCTGACCACGCACGACCTCGGCGACGTGGAGCGGCTGTGCCGGCGGGTGCTGCTGATCGACCATGGCAGCCTTGCCTTCGACGGCACGCTCGACGGCCTGCGGGCGCTGGTCCCGGGCCGGACGTCCATCGAGGACGTGGTGGCCGATCTCTACCTCAGTAGCCGAGGGTCTCCTCGTACTCCTCCTCGTCGTCCCGTTCGGGACGGGCCCAGCGGGACGGCATGA
- a CDS encoding ABC transporter ATP-binding protein, with amino-acid sequence MTAGTRAGAPRQDAAAPPPSPEGGAHAVVPAVVTTGLTKRFRGGQLAVDGVGLAVPRGSVYGFLGPNGSGKTTTIRMLLGLVTPTSGSWSLLGAPMPGGLARALPRVGALVEGPAFYPYLSGEANLRRFDAAGPGADPRTARARIGAALERVGLTAAAGKRYRAYSLGMRQRLAIAAALLGPRELLVLDEPTNGLDPQGTREVRALIKEIAGDGTTVLVSSHLLGEVEQMCGHVGVMRAGRLVAQGPVAALREAGAAPRLRVETPDVAEAAAALSRAGLDGVRAGDGEVTAHAGEEPPERICALLVGEGVAVRGFGVVRPTLEEIFVGLTGEGFDVEA; translated from the coding sequence GTGACGGCAGGCACGCGCGCGGGGGCGCCGCGGCAGGACGCGGCGGCGCCCCCGCCCTCTCCGGAGGGCGGCGCGCACGCCGTCGTCCCCGCCGTCGTCACCACCGGCCTCACCAAACGCTTCCGGGGTGGTCAGCTCGCCGTCGACGGCGTCGGCCTCGCCGTGCCACGCGGATCGGTCTACGGTTTCCTCGGCCCCAACGGCTCGGGCAAGACGACGACGATCCGCATGCTGCTCGGCCTGGTGACCCCGACCTCCGGCTCCTGGTCGTTGCTCGGGGCGCCCATGCCCGGCGGGCTGGCCCGCGCGCTGCCGAGGGTCGGCGCGCTGGTCGAGGGCCCGGCCTTCTACCCGTACCTGTCCGGGGAGGCGAACCTGCGCCGCTTCGACGCGGCCGGCCCCGGCGCGGACCCCCGTACGGCGCGGGCCAGGATCGGCGCCGCGCTGGAGCGGGTCGGGCTGACCGCGGCGGCCGGCAAGCGCTACCGCGCCTACTCCCTCGGGATGCGCCAGCGCCTCGCCATCGCCGCGGCGTTGCTGGGGCCGCGCGAGCTGCTGGTGCTCGACGAGCCGACCAACGGCCTCGACCCGCAGGGCACCCGCGAGGTCCGCGCGCTGATCAAGGAGATCGCGGGGGACGGCACGACGGTCCTCGTCTCCTCCCACCTGCTGGGTGAGGTCGAGCAGATGTGCGGCCACGTCGGAGTCATGCGGGCCGGGAGGCTCGTCGCGCAGGGCCCGGTCGCTGCCCTGCGCGAGGCGGGCGCGGCCCCGCGCCTGCGCGTCGAGACCCCGGACGTCGCGGAGGCGGCGGCCGCACTGTCCCGGGCCGGGCTGGACGGCGTCCGCGCGGGGGACGGCGAGGTCACGGCCCACGCCGGGGAGGAGCCGCCCGAGCGGATCTGCGCGCTGCTTGTCGGTGAGGGCGTGGCGGTGCGGGGGTTCGGGGTGGTCCGTCCCACGCTGGAGGAGATCTTCGTCGGGCTGACGGGGGAGGGGTTCGATGTCGAGGCATGA
- a CDS encoding outer membrane lipoprotein carrier protein LolA, with translation MAKRVRVVRWGIPVAAVAVVAAAVGAGPVIASVGGEPSLPGRTAEQLLADVARTWQHGPMPQMSGTIVETASLGLPTLPGLSGPGPSGATPVSLLSGSHQLKIWYAGENRFRLMLPGEMSETDLIADGDTVWLWDSAANKATRLTAPAASGGTATPFPLPSRPASLPATPEQAAREVLKAAGTDTAISVGDVVTVAGRAAYQLVLTPKSPDSLVRDVRVALDGERLMPLRVQVYAEGAAEPAFEVGFETLSFTSPAPENFAFTPPPGAKVEEGVDVPAAGRRPEIAPGAHDGAHDGSRVVGSGWDSVLVAPLPAATDGKQSERNGKGPDVAALLGGVSSAATPVSGEWGSGRLLRTKVVSILITDDGRLLAGAVTPDALYRAAR, from the coding sequence ATGGCGAAGAGAGTCCGCGTCGTGAGGTGGGGGATTCCGGTGGCGGCGGTGGCCGTGGTGGCCGCGGCCGTGGGGGCCGGCCCGGTGATCGCGTCGGTGGGCGGCGAGCCGTCCCTGCCCGGCAGGACGGCGGAGCAGTTGCTTGCCGACGTGGCGCGCACCTGGCAGCACGGCCCGATGCCGCAGATGTCCGGCACGATCGTCGAGACCGCGTCGCTCGGCCTGCCCACGCTGCCGGGCCTGTCCGGGCCGGGGCCGTCCGGGGCCACGCCGGTGTCCCTGCTGTCCGGGTCGCACCAGCTCAAGATCTGGTACGCGGGGGAGAACCGGTTCCGCCTCATGCTGCCGGGGGAGATGAGCGAGACCGACCTCATCGCCGACGGCGACACGGTGTGGCTGTGGGACAGCGCCGCCAACAAGGCGACCCGCCTCACCGCTCCGGCCGCCTCCGGCGGGACGGCCACCCCCTTCCCGCTGCCGTCCCGCCCCGCGTCGCTGCCGGCGACGCCGGAGCAGGCCGCGCGGGAGGTGCTCAAGGCGGCCGGGACCGACACCGCGATCAGCGTCGGCGACGTTGTCACGGTCGCCGGGCGGGCGGCCTACCAGCTGGTGCTGACCCCGAAGTCGCCCGACTCGCTGGTCAGGGACGTACGGGTGGCCCTCGACGGCGAGAGGCTGATGCCGCTGCGCGTCCAGGTGTACGCCGAGGGGGCCGCCGAGCCGGCGTTCGAGGTCGGCTTCGAGACGTTGTCCTTCACCAGCCCCGCCCCGGAGAACTTCGCCTTCACACCGCCGCCGGGGGCGAAGGTCGAGGAAGGGGTGGACGTCCCCGCGGCGGGCCGCCGCCCCGAGATCGCCCCCGGCGCACATGACGGCGCGCACGACGGGTCCCGCGTCGTCGGTTCGGGCTGGGACAGCGTGCTCGTCGCGCCGCTGCCCGCCGCCACCGACGGGAAGCAGAGCGAGCGGAACGGCAAGGGGCCCGACGTGGCGGCGCTGCTCGGCGGCGTCAGCTCCGCTGCCACCCCGGTGAGCGGGGAGTGGGGCAGCGGCCGGCTGCTGCGCACCAAGGTCGTGTCGATCCTGATCACCGACGACGGCCGCCTGCTGGCCGGCGCGGTGACGCCGGACGCCCTCTACCGGGCGGCCCGGTGA
- a CDS encoding ABC transporter permease has product MSRHETGTAVPETRPAEERTPPDEATPAALDGGPGTALDGGPGDELGGAPESGAAPPPSSSVRHVARLLASEAGLTFRRPRNLAMLGVLAVVPVLVGVAVRLASGDAGGSIIGEIAGNGLMLTFAAFAVMTPIVLPLAVAVVAGDAIAGEAAQGTLRYLLVAPVGRARLLALKYANVVLFCLAACLVVALSALAAGLALFPAGPVTLLSGTTVPASAALLRIGIAVLYAAAGMAALGAVALAVSTLTEAPIGAVAASVVLVVVSQVLGAIPQLAAVRPYLLTTWWSAFDGALRAPVDVDRMGQGLLAFGAYVLVSGSIAWARFTSKDVTA; this is encoded by the coding sequence ATGTCGAGGCATGAGACGGGCACAGCCGTGCCGGAGACCCGGCCGGCGGAGGAGCGGACGCCGCCCGACGAGGCCACGCCCGCAGCGCTGGATGGCGGGCCGGGCACGGCGCTGGACGGCGGGCCGGGCGATGAGTTGGGCGGCGCGCCGGAATCGGGGGCCGCGCCGCCGCCGTCGTCGTCCGTGCGGCACGTGGCGCGACTGCTGGCCTCCGAGGCCGGGCTGACGTTCCGCCGGCCGCGCAACCTCGCGATGCTCGGGGTGCTCGCCGTCGTGCCGGTGCTGGTCGGCGTGGCGGTGCGCCTCGCGTCGGGCGACGCGGGGGGCTCGATCATCGGCGAGATCGCGGGCAACGGGCTGATGCTGACGTTCGCCGCGTTCGCCGTCATGACGCCGATCGTGCTGCCGCTCGCCGTCGCGGTCGTGGCCGGCGACGCGATCGCGGGCGAGGCCGCGCAGGGCACGCTGCGTTACCTGCTCGTCGCCCCCGTGGGCCGGGCCAGGCTGCTCGCGCTCAAGTACGCCAACGTGGTGCTCTTCTGCCTCGCGGCGTGCCTGGTGGTGGCGCTGTCGGCGCTGGCGGCAGGGCTGGCGCTGTTCCCGGCCGGGCCGGTGACGCTGCTGTCGGGCACGACGGTCCCGGCGTCCGCCGCCTTGCTGCGCATCGGGATCGCCGTCCTGTACGCCGCCGCCGGGATGGCGGCGCTCGGCGCCGTCGCGCTCGCGGTCTCCACCCTCACCGAGGCGCCGATCGGCGCGGTCGCGGCGAGCGTCGTCCTGGTGGTGGTCAGCCAGGTCCTGGGCGCAATCCCGCAACTCGCCGCCGTACGGCCGTACCTGCTCACCACGTGGTGGAGCGCCTTCGACGGCGCTCTGCGGGCGCCGGTCGACGTCGATCGGATGGGCCAGGGGCTGTTGGCGTTCGGCGCCTACGTCCTGGTGTCCGGCTCGATCGCCTGGGCGCGCTTCACGAGCAAAGACGTCACCGCCTGA